The Candidatus Zixiibacteriota bacterium nucleotide sequence GGCCGACCCGGTCCGTTGCGCGGCCCGGTTCGGGCTAAAGGCCTAACGCAAAGACTTAGGCCGTGCGCAGCATGGATAACGTGGTGGACGAGGACTCCCGATCAGGTCGGGGGCAGGCGTCACCGCGCACACTGTGTGTAACCGCTTACTTCCCCGCGGTCGACGGCAGCGGCTCGGGGACCTGGTTGACGATCGGCTTGGTAGACTTGAAATAGGCCAGCATCGCCTTCAGGTCATCGTCGGTTGCATGACGGTAATTAAACCAGGGCATCGGCGGCAGAATATCACGCCCGTAACCGCGATGCTTGCCGGTGCGCATCGACTGGATGAACTGCTCATCGGTCCAGTTGCCGAGGCCGGTCTTCTTGTCGGAGGTTAGATTGGCGGCGTACGACGTTCCCCACGGTCCCACCCAGGCTGACATATGGCTGTTGCAGGCCGCCATCCAGGTAGCAGGGTTGAGCTCGCCGCTGTACGGCGGTGGGACTTCATTCGCAGGTTGGCCGCAAAAGAGGCGAGTGGTATCCTCTACCGGACCCATCGCGGTCATAACTTTTGGTGAGTGGCAATCCCCACACCCCATCATGTGTACAAAGTATTTGCCGCGAGCGACCATGTCGCCTCCCATAGCCGATGCGGCGCCGGGTTGCTCGCTGCCAATGAGCGGATAAACGGCCAGCAGGATCGCTCCTGCTGCGATTCCCAGACCAAATACCAGTCTGCTTCGCATTACACGACTCCTATCATAGTTTGGACTCGGGCGCCGTCGCGGGCCAGCGGCGCCCGGTAGCTCTCTTACTCTGCCCGCCGGGGTTGATCCTTCGGCCGGAATTAGCCGATCTGTCGACGGATCATTATGTGTGGGACCAAGGCATGATTGGTCTATGTTCCCGATGCCCGGGGGGATTAGATAGCCAGTGCTACCTGAACGTTAGTGGTCCTTGCAAATGGGAGTAGTTATAGAGTGCTGGGCGGATGTAGCTGTCGCAAAGGGTCGCGCGACAACACGAGGCAGGAGGGTCCTTTATTGGTATTGACTTGGCGCTACGCCCTTGTTTATTGGTCGGACTGATCGTAAGCAAAGCGTAACCTAGCACGAAGTATGAGCCAAGGCAGCCAGTCCCCGATTAAAACCCCCTTCTATCAGTATCATGCCGATGCCGGTGCCAAGATCGTAGATTTCGCCGGTTTTCTTATGCCAGTGCAGTACAAGGGGATACAGGCGGAGCACTTGGCGGTACGAAGCAATGTTGGCCTGTTTGATCTATCACACATGGGGGAGTTCGAGGTTTCCGGCGCTGACGCGCTCGCGTTTCTCCAAAAAACCACCACCAACAATGTCG carries:
- a CDS encoding diheme cytochrome c-553, whose product is MRSRLVFGLGIAAGAILLAVYPLIGSEQPGAASAMGGDMVARGKYFVHMMGCGDCHSPKVMTAMGPVEDTTRLFCGQPANEVPPPYSGELNPATWMAACNSHMSAWVGPWGTSYAANLTSDKKTGLGNWTDEQFIQSMRTGKHRGYGRDILPPMPWFNYRHATDDDLKAMLAYFKSTKPIVNQVPEPLPSTAGK